From a single Hippopotamus amphibius kiboko isolate mHipAmp2 chromosome X, mHipAmp2.hap2, whole genome shotgun sequence genomic region:
- the TCEAL9 gene encoding transcription elongation factor A protein-like 9 produces MKPCQKFEEKPENESEPKLEEESKPEEKPEEEEEPEEEEKTEGTFREMLIQSLQEFKEDIHNRHLSKEDMFREVNEIEEIRRVRNKLIVMRWKVNRNHPYPYLM; encoded by the coding sequence ATGAAACCCTGtcaaaaatttgaagagaaaccagaaaatGAGAGTGAACCAAAACTTGAGGAAGAGTCGAAGCCTGAGGAAaagccagaggaggaggaagagccagaggaggaggaaaaaacagAAGGAACTTTTAGAGAAATGTTGATTCAGTCTCTCCAGGaatttaaagaagatatacacaacAGACATTTAAGCAAGGAAGATATGTTTAGAGAAGTGAATGAAATAGAGGAGATAAGGAGAGTAAGAAACAAACTTATAGTGATGCGTTGGAAGGTTAATCGAAACCATCCTTACCCCTATTTAATGTAG